The following is a genomic window from Amycolatopsis acidiphila.
GCATGACGCATACCGCACCCCTACCCCAGGACCAGGCGGGCCGGCCCTACCGGGCGATCGTGACCGGTTCCGACTCCGGCATCGGCCGCGCGATCGCCGTCGCCCTCGGCGGTGGCGGGGTCGACGTCGGCATCACCTTCCACTCCGACGCCGAAGGCGCGCAGCAGACCGCCGAGGAGGTCCGTTCCCTCGGCGCGCGCGCCGAGGTCCGCAAGCTCGACCTGACCGACCTGCCCACCTCGGCCGCGGCCATCGACGAGCTCGCCGAGGCACTCGGCGGCGTGGACGTGCTGGTCAACTGCGCCGGTACCGGCACCAGGACGCCCGCGATGGAGATGGACTTCGACACCTGGCGCGAGGTCGTGGGCGTCGACCTCGACGGGACGTTCGTCTGCACGCAGCGCGCCGCCCGCCGCATGATCGACGCCGGCACCGGCGGCCGGATCGTGAACATCACCAGCGTGCACGAGCACGCGCCCCGGGTGGGCGCCGCGCCGTACTGCGCGGCCAAGGCCGGGGTCGGCATGCTGACCAAGGTCCTCGCACTCGAGCTCGCCGAGCACGGCATCACCGTCAACTCCGTCGCGCCGGGCGAGATCTCGACCCCGATGACCGGCCAGACCGACGCCGACCCGCGCGAGCAGCAGCGGCCGGGCGTGCCGCTGGGCCGCACCGGCGACGCGCGCGAGGTCGCCGCCGTCGTCGCGTTCCTGACCACCCCCGCGGCGAGCTACGTGACCGGCGCGTCCTACGTCGTCGACGGCGGAATGCTGCTGATGGGGCCGCAGGGCGCGAGCGCGCTCGGCGACGACTCCTGGCGCAAGGGGTGATCCGCGCAAGATTGGAGAAGACGCTCACCGCCCGTGGCCCTTAGGTTGGGTGCACCACCAGGTGGAAGGAGCGCGGGAGATGAGCGGCGTACGAGTACTGGTCGGCACCCGCAAGGGCGCGTTCGTGCTGAGCTCGGACGGCACCCGCGCGGAGTGGGAGGTCGACGGGCCCCACTTCCCCGGCTGGGAGATCTACCACTTCACCGGCTCCCCCGCGGATCCGCGGCGGCTGTTCCTGTCGCAGACCACGAGCTGGTTCGGCCAGCTGATCCAGCGGTCCGACGACGGGGGCCGCACCTGGACGGCGATGGGCAACAAGTTCGAGTACGAGGGCACGCCGGGCACCCACCAGTGGTACGACGGCACCCCCCATCCGTGGGAGTTCGCCCGGGTCTGGCACCTGGAGCCCTCCCCGGCCGATCCGGACCTGGTCTACGCCGGCGTGGAGGACGCCGCGCTGTTCCGGTCCGTCGACGGTGCGCAGTCCTGGCAGGAGCTGCCGGGACTGCGCACCCACGGCTCGGGGTCCAGCTGGCAGCCGGGCGCGGGCGGCATGTGCCTGCACACGATCAAGCTCGACCCGCGCGACCCGGAGCGGATCTACACCGCGATCTCGGCCGCGGGCGCGTTCCGCAGCGACGACACGGGCAAGACGTGGCAGCCGATCAACCACGGCCTGCAGTCCGACGGCATTCCCGATCCCGACGCCGAGGTCGGGCACTGCGTGCACCGGCTCGCGCAGCATCCCGAACGCCCGGACACGCTGTACATGCAGAAGCACTGGGACGTGATGCGCACCGACGACGCCGGGGAGAACTGGCGCGAGATCAGCGGGGACCTGCCCACGGACTTCGGCTTCGCGATCGACGTGCACGCGCACGAGCCCGACACGGTGTACGTGGTGCCGATCAAGAGCGACTCCGAGCACTTCCCGCCCGAGGGCAAGCTGCGCGTGTACCGCAGCCGCAGCGGCGGCGATGAGTGGGAGCCGCTGACCGCGGGGCTGCCCCAGGCCAACTGCTACGTCAACGTCCTGCGCGACGCCATGGCGGTGGACCGGCTCGACGAGTGCGGGGTGTACTTCGGCACCACCGGCGGTCAGGTGTACGCCTCCAGCGACGCCGGGGACAGCTGGGCGCCGATCGTGCGCGACCTGCCCGCGGTCCTGTCGGTCGAAGTCCAGACGCTGCGATGATCCGCGTGGTGCTGCCGGCGCATCTGCGCACCCTCGCGCGGATCGACGGCGAGGTGAAGATCGAGCTGGACGGCCCGGTCACCCAGCGGGCCGTGCTCGACGAGCTGGAGTCGCGGTACCCGATGCTGCGCGGGACGATCCGCGACCAGTCGACGTACGCACGGCGGGCCTTCGTGCGGTTCTTCGCCTGCGAAGAGGATCTTTCGCACGAAGCGCCCGACGCGCCGTTGCCCGAGCGGGTCGTCAGCGGGCACGAGCCGTTCCTCGTCGTGGGCGCCATGGCCGGGGGTTAGGCTGGCTTCGTGCCAAGGCCCAACAGCACCGTGGTGATCGTCGTGGGCACCGACGCCGAGAAGGTCGTGCCGCGCCTCGAAGGACTGGCCAATGTCCGCGCTGCGACGGTGAAGGACGAGGATTCCGCGCGCGGACTGGTCGCGCAGTCACATGCCGCGTACGTCGTGCACGACGCCGACCCGCTCGCCGATCTCGCGACCGCGTGGACGGGTTTCTTCGATCGCGCCGACACCCCGGGCACGCTCGAGGTCGCGGTCGAGGCCACGCTGGCCGCCCTGCGCCGGGGAAGCGTCCAGCTGCCGGACTACTACGTCGTGCTCGACCCGGAATCCCTGCCGGAGACCCGGAAGCACTGGTGGCTCGGCGTGCTCGCCGGCGTCTCGCCGAACCGGGTCATCCCGGCGAAAGCGAGCGCGGCGGCGGTCGCGGCCGTCCTTTCGCGCCTGCCGTCGGGCCGCTGGTGGCCCGATCCGCCGGACGACTGGCTGCGCGGCCTCGGGCGCGCGGTACCGGACCGGGTGGGCGTGCCGGGCAGCACCTGAAGGCCCGCGCACGCCGCTCGCGGATGTCCACCCGGTCCGTCACCGTCCACTTTCGACACAATCCGTCCGACGAGGGAACTCGGCACCATGGACCCGATGTGCACGCCGTTCCGGATCGACGTCCCCGAAGCCGAGCTGCGCGAGCTTCGCGACCGGCTCCGCCGCACCCGCTGGCCCGAAGCCGAGACCGTCGACGACTGGTCGCAGGGCGTTCCGCTCGGCTACGTACAGGACCTGTGCCGGTACTGGGCCGAGGAGTACGACTGGCGCGCCACGCAGGCCCGGCTCAACGCGCTTCCCCAGTACCGCACGGAGATCGACGGCCTCGGCATCTCCTTCTTCCACGTCCGCTCACCGCATCCGGGGGCACTCCCGCTGGTGCTCACCAACGGCTGGCCCGGCTCGATCATCGAGTACCTCGACGTCATCGAGCCGCTCACCGACCCGCCCGACCCCGCCGACGCCTTCCACCTCGTGCTGCCGACGCTGCCCGGCTACGGCTTCAGCGACAAGCCGGCGCGGCCGGGATGGGGCGTGCAGCGGATCGCGCGGGCCTGGGCCGAGCTGATGGCACGCCTGGGCTACGAGCGCTACGGCGCGCAGGGCAGTGACTGGGGCACCAGCGTCACCACCAGCCTCGGCCAGCAGGACGCCGCGCACCTCGCCGGCATCCACGTGGTGCCGCCGATCGCCGCGCCCGACCCCGCCACCTTCGACGACCTGACGCCGCAGGAGCAGGAGACCCTGGCGGAGCTGCGGCACGCCGAGGACTGGGAGTCGGGCTACGCCGCGGAGCAGTCGAGCAAGCCGCAGACGATCGGTTACGGCCTGGTCGACTCCCCTGCCGCCCTGTGCGCGTGGATCGTGGAGAAGTTCCACGCCTGGACCGACCGTCCCGAGGACGTGCTCACGCGCGACCGGTTGCTGGACAACGTGATGCTGTACTGGCTGCCGGGCAGCGGCGCGTCCTCGGCGCGGCTGTACTGGGAGAGCTTCCGGCAGGTGTCGGAGTGGTTCACCCGCAGCACCGACGACGTCGTCCCGGTGCCCACCGGCTGCTCGATCTTCCCGCGGGAGCTGCCCCGCCCGTCCCGCCGGTGGGCCGCGCGGCGCTACCCCGACATCCGCTGGTGGCACGAGCTGGACAGGGGCGGGCACTTCGCCGCCCTCGAACAGCCCGAGCTGTTCACCGGCGAGCTGCGCTCGTTCTTCCGCCTCGTGCGCTGAGCGCTCACCATCTGGACCTGGTTGCGCGGCCGCGCGGACGGCGGTGCACTCAGGGCGAAGAGCCCACGAGCCGAGGAGCGCACCGATGTCCGTGACCGACGAACTGCTCGCGAACAACGCCCGCTATGCCGAGACCTTCTCCGGCCCGCTGCCGCTCCCGCCCGCCAGGCACGTCGCCGTCGTGGCGTGCATGGACGCGCGGATCAACGTCTACGGGGTGCTGGGCCTGCGGGAGGGCGACGCGCACGTGATCCGCAACGCCGGCGGCGTGATCACCGAGGACGCGATCCGCTCGCTCGCGATCAGCCAGCGGCTGCTGGGCACCGAGGAGATCATCCTCATCCACCACACCGACTGCGGCATGCTCACCTTCACCGACGACGGGTTCAGGAAGTCCATCGAGAACGAGGTGGGCATCAAGCCGGCGTGGGCGGCGGAGGCGTTCGACGACCTGGCCACGGACGTCCGGCAGTCGATCGCGCGGATCAAGGCCAGCCCGTTCGTGCCGAAGAAGGACTCCGTGCGCGGGTTCGTGTTCGACGTCGCCAGCGGCAGGCTCGACGAGGTCTGCTGACTCACCAGTCCGACAGCACGGTCTCGAAGGCCAGTTCGGCGGCGCCGAGCAGCTTCGCGTCCGAACCCAGTGAGGACGTGCAGACCCGGGTGCCGCCGAGCGCACGGCTGACCAGGCTGCGCTCCCGCACGATCTCCTCGACCCGGTCGACGACCGGGGCGGGCAGTGCGGTGAACAGGTCGCCCAGCACGACCAGCTGCGGGCACAGCAGGTTGACGACGTTTCCCAGGCCCAGCGCGAGCCATTCGACGAACTCGTCGAGCCGCTCCAGCGCGCCGCCCCCGGCCGCGCCCAGCTCCCGCAGCTCCGCGACGATCGCGCCGACCGGGGAGTCCTCGTCGATGCCGAGGGCACGGCAGAGGGCGCGCTCGCCGACCTCGGTCTCCCAGCAGCCGCGCGCCCCGCAGTAGCAGGGATGCCCACCGGGCTTGACCACCATGTGCCCGACCTCGCCGATGTGGTGCCCGCCCGCGGCCCGCAGGGACAGGCCATTGGAGATCACGCCGCCGCCCACGCCGACGTCCGCGCTGATGTACACCACGTCGTCGGCGCGGCGGGCGGCGCCGCGCAGGTGTTCGGCCAGCGCGCCGAGCTCGGCGTCGTTGCCCATGTGCACGGGCAGCTTGAGCGCGTGCGAGAGCCAGCCGCCCAGCGGCACGTCCGTCCAGTGCAGGTTGGGCGCCTCGTGCACGTACCCGTCGGCGCGGCGCACCACCCCGGGCACGGACACGCCGACCGCGACCGGGCCGACCTCCTGCTCGGCGACCAGCGGGCCCACGTAGTCCATGATCTTCGTGAAGACCTCGGTGGGCTGGCGGTTGCCGCCGCGCACCCGCCAGCTGTCCCGGCCCAGGATCTGCCCGCCGATGCCGACCAGCGCCATCGCGGCGCGTTCCACCCGGATGTCGATCGCCAGCACCACCGCGGCCTGCGGCTGCGGCAGCACCAGCAGCGACGGGCGGCCCGCCCCGCTGCGCTGGGCGGGCACCCGTTCCTCGACGACGCCGTCCTCGGCGAGCCCGTCCACCAGTGCCTTGATGGTGCTGCGGTTGAGCCCGAGCGCCGTGGCGAGCGTGGCCCTGGTGGAGGGACCGTCCACGTGGAGCCGGCGCAGCAGGGCCGCCCGGTTGTGGCGACGAACGTCGTCCGGGCGCGTCCCGGAGGTCGATGTTGTCGTCACCTATGGCTTCCCTGCTGCGGTCGTCTCCTCGTCCGGCACCACGCGGTCAGCGCGCGGCCGCGGCGCGCCTGCGCGACAGGGCGTCGACGGCCGCCGCGACGAGCAGCACGAGCCCGGTGATGATGTTAACCGTGTCCGCCTGGTAGCCGAGCAGGCCGAGTCCGTTCTGGACGGTCGCGAGCACGAGGCCACCGATGACCGCGTCCCGCAGGCGGCCCCGGCCGCCGAACAGCGACGTGCCGCCGATGACCGCGGCGCCGACCGCGAACAGCAGGGTGTTGCCGTTACCGGCGTTGCCGTCGACCGAACCGACCTTCGAGCTGTAGACGATCGCGCCGATCGCCGCGACCGACGAGCAGATCACGAACACGCTCATCCGGATCTTGTCGACCTTCACACCGGCCCGGCGCGCGGCCTCCTTGTTGCCGCCGACCGCGTAGACGTGCCGGCCGTAGCGGGTGCGGTCGAGCACGAACGTGCCGACCACGAGCAGCACCAGGATGATCGGCACCACCCACGGGATGCCCTCGATCGTGGTCAGCGCCGGGTTCGGCGAGCGGTTGAGGGTCAGCAGGTAGGTGGCCACCGCGCCCAGCACGACCACGGCCGCGACCTTGATCGCGATGAGCGTGGTCGGCTGCGCGACCAGCCCGTGCCGCAGCCGGGAGAAGTGCCGGAACAGCACCACGAGCGCGTAGCCGCCGGCGGCCACGACGAGCATGACCCAGCTGGCGGCCACGCCGAGGTTGCCGTTGGCCACGTCGAACAGCACGTGGCTGTCGCGGATCGGGATGGTGCCGCCCTCGCCGACCAGGGCGAGCACGACGCCGTACCACGCGATGAACAGTGCCAGCGTCACCACGAACGACGGGATGCCGATCTTGGAGACCAGCGCGCCGGTGATGCTGCCGATCACGGTGCCGATGGTGATCGCGAGGAGGATCTCGACCCACGGGTTCGCGGCGAAGCCGATCAGCAAGATCAGCAGCGACACCGCGGACAGCGCCACGCCGATCCAGACCCGCATCCAGGCGCACAGCGCGATCGCGATCACGGCGCCGACGATGAAGCCGTAGAACATCGTCGGGCCCATGGCGCCCAGCAGGTTGCCGTGCTGGGTCCAGTGCAGGGCGAGCACCGACGCGCAGACGCCGGACGCGGTGCCCGCGGACAGGTCGATCTCGCCCAGCAGCAGCACCGGCACGATGCCCATCGCGATGATGGTCTGCCCGCCGCCCTGTGCGAACAGGTTCGCGATGTTGTTCAGCGTCAGGAACGAGTCCGACAGGCTGGTGAACACCACGACCAGCAGGAGCAGGCCGAGCAGCGCGGGCACCGCGCCGAGCTCGCCGCCACGCAGCCGGCGGAAGTAGTCGCCGACCGCCTCGGAGGTGGTGCGCGAGGTGGTGTCGATCCCGAAGTCGGCGATCGCCGAGTCGGGGTCGGAAGGCTTGATGGGTGTCTCAGTCATTTCTGTTTCCTCGCCCTACACGGCCGCGACTTCGGGGCGGGCCAGGCCGAGATCGCCCGACCGGCCGGCGGTGATCAGCTCGACCACCTGGTTGTTGGTGACGTCCTTGGTCGCGACATCGGCGGCCAGCCGCCCGAGGTAGAGCACGGCGATCCGGTCGGCGACCTCGAACACGTCGTTCATGTTGTGGCTGATCAGCACGACGCCCAGGCCCTGCTCGGCCAGCCTGCGCACCAGGTCGAGCACCTGGCGGGTCTGCGCCACGCCGAGCGCGGCGGTGGGCTCGTCGAGCAGCACGACCTTGCTGTTCCACAGCACGGCCTTGGCGATCGCGACGGTCTGCCGCTGGCCGCCGGACAGCGACGCGACGGGCGTGCGCACGGACTTGACGGTGCGCACGGACAGCGAAGCCAGTGTCTTGCGCGCGTCGAGCTCCATCGACGCCTCGTCCAGCAGCCCGCTCCTGGTGCGTTCCCGGCCGAGGAACATGTTCTGGACGATGTCCAGGTTGTCGGCGAGCGCGAGGTCCTGGTAGACGACCTCGATGCCCAGCGCGGCAGCGTCACGCGGGTTGTGGATATGCACGGGCTCGCCGTTGAACAGCACTTCGCCGCTGTCCGTGCCGTGGATGCCGGCGATGCACTTGACCAGCGTCGACTTGCCGGCGCCGTTGTCGCCGACGAGCGCGGTCACCTCCCCCGCGCGCACCGTCAGGTCCACGTCGTGCAGCACGTGGACCGGGCCGAAACTCTTGTTCACACCGCGCAGCGCGAGGATCGGCTCGTTCACCGCGGTACCTCCACATCGTTGGGGGCACCACTGCGGGGAAGCACCGCCTCGGCGGCACTTCCCCGCGGTGGTGCGAGGGTCAGGAAATACCCAGCTGGGTGCACGCCGCGGCGACGTCGGCGGTGCAGATCTCGCTGGCCTTGACGTAGCCCTGGTCGACCACGGTCTTCACGTTCTGCTTGGTGATCGACTGCGGCTGGAGCAGCACGGACTTCACCGTACGGTTGCCCTTGGGGTCCGTCGAGGAGTCCTTGGCGACCGCGTCGGCACCGGCGGTGTCGCCCTTGATCAGCGCGGCGGCCAGCTGCGCGGCGGCGTCGGCCTCCTGCTGGATCGGCTTGAACACCGTCGAGTACTGGCTGCCCTGCAGGATGGCCGTCAGGCCCGCGGCGCTGGCGTCCTGGCCGGTCACCGGGACCTTGCCGGCGAGGCCGTTCTTCTGCAGCACGGTGATGATCGCGCCGGCGAGGCCGTCGTTGGCCGCGAGCACGCCGTCCACCTTGCCGCCGTTGGCCGAGAGCAGCTGCTCGAAGGTCGCGCCGCCCTTCTGGTTGTCCCAGCCGTCGATGGCCTGGCTGGCGACCTTCTTCAGCGCGCCCGAGGTGTAGAGCGGGCCGACGATGTTCTCCTGCCCGTTGTGGAACAGGGTCGCGTTGTTGTCCGTCGGCGAGCCCTCGATCTCGATGACCTGCGCACCGGGCTTGCTCGCGAGCGCGTCCTTGAGCGCGGTGCCCTGCAGTTCGCCGACCTTGGTGTTGTCGAAGCTGACGTAGTAGTTGGCGCTGCCGCCGAGGTTGAGCCGGTCGTAGTCGATGACCGGGACGCCCTGCTGCGCGGCCTTCTGCTCGACCGTCGCGCCGACGTCACCGCTGGGCGCGGCGATGATGAGCACCTTCACGCCCTGGCTGAGCATGCTGTCGGCGTACTGCGAGAACTTCTGGTTGTCACCCTGCGCGTTCTCGATGATCGGGGTCATGCCCGCCTTCGTCAGCGCCGACTGCAGCATGGGCTGGTCGAACCCGGCCCACCGCGCGGAGGTGGCGGTCTCCGGGAGGATGACGCCCACCTTCGGGCCGCCGTTGCTCGCGGCGCCGGACTGGTCACCGCTGCTCGAGCCGCCCGAGCTGTTGGCCCCACAGGCCGTCAGAGCGAGGGCAACGCCCGTGCCGGCGGCCAGCAGGGCAAGGGTCTTTCTCCGCTTCATTGCGTCCCCTAGGGAAATGTTGTGGTCGGCAACATTTGAATGTTGTGTGCGACAACATACGTCCCCGGACGGCGTAACGGAAGGTTTCCGTACCGATTCAGTCCGAAGGACTGTTCACGTTCTGGTAACAGCGTCCCGACCGGGCCTCGAGAGGGTGGTGTCGAGGAACGCCTGGGTCGCCGCCGTGATGGGCCCCGACCTGTGCACGAGCCACTGCGGGAGCCGTTCGGGCGGGGCGAACCGGTACACCTGCGCACCCGCCCGGCGGGCCAGCTCCGCCCAGCCGTCGGGCATCAGCCCGGCCCCGATCCCCCGCAGCACCATCGGCAGCACGACACTGCGGTCGCCCACCTCGGCCGCGATCACGACGTCCCCGACGCTCGCGGCCAGCCGGTCGAACAGCGCGCGCACGGCGGTGGCCGGCTTGGTCACCACGAACCGCATCCCCGCCAGGTCCTCACGCGCCACGGCGCCGTCCCGGCCGACCTCCGTGCCGGGCGGCGCGACCAGCAGGAACTCCTCGTCGCGCAGGTGGTGGGCGAGCAGCCCCCGCCCCGCCGGGCGCTCCGCGCTGCCGCACACGCCCGCCTCGCAGCGGCCCTGCACGACCATGGCCACCACCTCGGCCGCCGAGAGTGCCGAGGAGGTGCTGACGAGCACGCCGGGATGCCGCTCCCGCAACTCGGCGATGATGCTGATGACCGGTTCGAGCGCGGACGAGGAGGTCGCCGCGATGTCGACCCGGCCGACCGGGCCGTCCCCGACGGCACGGGCCGCAGCCCGCAGGGCGTCCAGGT
Proteins encoded in this region:
- a CDS encoding SDR family oxidoreductase, with amino-acid sequence MRGPIPAPACCLLVAACSAPPAGPDPAASCTLTTGPLPEWARTGFSPPDQSVPYVLGARGEILGVVFARPLQVPSAPDRNNKILWVSEEDSTGPLRIDATLAGSGRTETREVPDGPSTVDLPAPAAGRSSCPGPATTTAFPWRTNGVEPSGHGYAGGMTHTAPLPQDQAGRPYRAIVTGSDSGIGRAIAVALGGGGVDVGITFHSDAEGAQQTAEEVRSLGARAEVRKLDLTDLPTSAAAIDELAEALGGVDVLVNCAGTGTRTPAMEMDFDTWREVVGVDLDGTFVCTQRAARRMIDAGTGGRIVNITSVHEHAPRVGAAPYCAAKAGVGMLTKVLALELAEHGITVNSVAPGEISTPMTGQTDADPREQQRPGVPLGRTGDAREVAAVVAFLTTPAASYVTGASYVVDGGMLLMGPQGASALGDDSWRKG
- a CDS encoding WD40/YVTN/BNR-like repeat-containing protein — translated: MSGVRVLVGTRKGAFVLSSDGTRAEWEVDGPHFPGWEIYHFTGSPADPRRLFLSQTTSWFGQLIQRSDDGGRTWTAMGNKFEYEGTPGTHQWYDGTPHPWEFARVWHLEPSPADPDLVYAGVEDAALFRSVDGAQSWQELPGLRTHGSGSSWQPGAGGMCLHTIKLDPRDPERIYTAISAAGAFRSDDTGKTWQPINHGLQSDGIPDPDAEVGHCVHRLAQHPERPDTLYMQKHWDVMRTDDAGENWREISGDLPTDFGFAIDVHAHEPDTVYVVPIKSDSEHFPPEGKLRVYRSRSGGDEWEPLTAGLPQANCYVNVLRDAMAVDRLDECGVYFGTTGGQVYASSDAGDSWAPIVRDLPAVLSVEVQTLR
- a CDS encoding MoaD/ThiS family protein; amino-acid sequence: MIRVVLPAHLRTLARIDGEVKIELDGPVTQRAVLDELESRYPMLRGTIRDQSTYARRAFVRFFACEEDLSHEAPDAPLPERVVSGHEPFLVVGAMAGG
- a CDS encoding epoxide hydrolase family protein, encoding MCTPFRIDVPEAELRELRDRLRRTRWPEAETVDDWSQGVPLGYVQDLCRYWAEEYDWRATQARLNALPQYRTEIDGLGISFFHVRSPHPGALPLVLTNGWPGSIIEYLDVIEPLTDPPDPADAFHLVLPTLPGYGFSDKPARPGWGVQRIARAWAELMARLGYERYGAQGSDWGTSVTTSLGQQDAAHLAGIHVVPPIAAPDPATFDDLTPQEQETLAELRHAEDWESGYAAEQSSKPQTIGYGLVDSPAALCAWIVEKFHAWTDRPEDVLTRDRLLDNVMLYWLPGSGASSARLYWESFRQVSEWFTRSTDDVVPVPTGCSIFPRELPRPSRRWAARRYPDIRWWHELDRGGHFAALEQPELFTGELRSFFRLVR
- a CDS encoding beta-class carbonic anhydrase; this translates as MSVTDELLANNARYAETFSGPLPLPPARHVAVVACMDARINVYGVLGLREGDAHVIRNAGGVITEDAIRSLAISQRLLGTEEIILIHHTDCGMLTFTDDGFRKSIENEVGIKPAWAAEAFDDLATDVRQSIARIKASPFVPKKDSVRGFVFDVASGRLDEVC
- a CDS encoding ROK family transcriptional regulator, translated to MTTTSTSGTRPDDVRRHNRAALLRRLHVDGPSTRATLATALGLNRSTIKALVDGLAEDGVVEERVPAQRSGAGRPSLLVLPQPQAAVVLAIDIRVERAAMALVGIGGQILGRDSWRVRGGNRQPTEVFTKIMDYVGPLVAEQEVGPVAVGVSVPGVVRRADGYVHEAPNLHWTDVPLGGWLSHALKLPVHMGNDAELGALAEHLRGAARRADDVVYISADVGVGGGVISNGLSLRAAGGHHIGEVGHMVVKPGGHPCYCGARGCWETEVGERALCRALGIDEDSPVGAIVAELRELGAAGGGALERLDEFVEWLALGLGNVVNLLCPQLVVLGDLFTALPAPVVDRVEEIVRERSLVSRALGGTRVCTSSLGSDAKLLGAAELAFETVLSDW
- a CDS encoding sugar ABC transporter permease, translated to MTETPIKPSDPDSAIADFGIDTTSRTTSEAVGDYFRRLRGGELGAVPALLGLLLLVVVFTSLSDSFLTLNNIANLFAQGGGQTIIAMGIVPVLLLGEIDLSAGTASGVCASVLALHWTQHGNLLGAMGPTMFYGFIVGAVIAIALCAWMRVWIGVALSAVSLLILLIGFAANPWVEILLAITIGTVIGSITGALVSKIGIPSFVVTLALFIAWYGVVLALVGEGGTIPIRDSHVLFDVANGNLGVAASWVMLVVAAGGYALVVLFRHFSRLRHGLVAQPTTLIAIKVAAVVVLGAVATYLLTLNRSPNPALTTIEGIPWVVPIILVLLVVGTFVLDRTRYGRHVYAVGGNKEAARRAGVKVDKIRMSVFVICSSVAAIGAIVYSSKVGSVDGNAGNGNTLLFAVGAAVIGGTSLFGGRGRLRDAVIGGLVLATVQNGLGLLGYQADTVNIITGLVLLVAAAVDALSRRRAAAAR
- a CDS encoding ATP-binding cassette domain-containing protein; its protein translation is MNEPILALRGVNKSFGPVHVLHDVDLTVRAGEVTALVGDNGAGKSTLVKCIAGIHGTDSGEVLFNGEPVHIHNPRDAAALGIEVVYQDLALADNLDIVQNMFLGRERTRSGLLDEASMELDARKTLASLSVRTVKSVRTPVASLSGGQRQTVAIAKAVLWNSKVVLLDEPTAALGVAQTRQVLDLVRRLAEQGLGVVLISHNMNDVFEVADRIAVLYLGRLAADVATKDVTNNQVVELITAGRSGDLGLARPEVAAV
- a CDS encoding sugar ABC transporter substrate-binding protein, with translation MKRRKTLALLAAGTGVALALTACGANSSGGSSSGDQSGAASNGGPKVGVILPETATSARWAGFDQPMLQSALTKAGMTPIIENAQGDNQKFSQYADSMLSQGVKVLIIAAPSGDVGATVEQKAAQQGVPVIDYDRLNLGGSANYYVSFDNTKVGELQGTALKDALASKPGAQVIEIEGSPTDNNATLFHNGQENIVGPLYTSGALKKVASQAIDGWDNQKGGATFEQLLSANGGKVDGVLAANDGLAGAIITVLQKNGLAGKVPVTGQDASAAGLTAILQGSQYSTVFKPIQQEADAAAQLAAALIKGDTAGADAVAKDSSTDPKGNRTVKSVLLQPQSITKQNVKTVVDQGYVKASEICTADVAAACTQLGIS
- a CDS encoding LysR family transcriptional regulator; amino-acid sequence: MERRQLEYFVAIVEHGGFTHAAKALRVAQPSLSRAIAKLEHELGVALFHRVGRNAVLSNAGEIMADRARLVLRDLDALRAAARAVGDGPVGRVDIAATSSSALEPVISIIAELRERHPGVLVSTSSALSAAEVVAMVVQGRCEAGVCGSAERPAGRGLLAHHLRDEEFLLVAPPGTEVGRDGAVAREDLAGMRFVVTKPATAVRALFDRLAASVGDVVIAAEVGDRSVVLPMVLRGIGAGLMPDGWAELARRAGAQVYRFAPPERLPQWLVHRSGPITAATQAFLDTTLSRPGRDAVTRT